One Pasteurella dagmatis DNA segment encodes these proteins:
- the radC gene encoding RadC family protein, with protein sequence MSEHHSLMPREKLLTFGANTLTDSELLAIFLRTGIKDCPVMQLSTKVLDHFGSLRGLLSANQQSFCQVKGIGITQFIQLQACIEMTKRYLQEELHQMQVFDNPNSVRLYLQASLQHKEREVFLVLFLDNQQRLIKQEEMFLGTINMATVHPREIIKAALYCNAAALILAHNHPSGIAEPSESDKRITQKIKNVAELMEIRILDHFIIGKGCYTSFAENGLL encoded by the coding sequence ATGTCAGAACATCATTCGTTGATGCCACGAGAAAAGTTGCTTACATTTGGGGCAAACACATTAACAGACAGTGAGTTACTCGCTATTTTTTTACGCACAGGGATAAAGGACTGCCCTGTAATGCAATTATCGACTAAGGTACTTGATCATTTTGGATCTTTACGTGGACTTCTTTCAGCAAACCAACAGTCTTTTTGCCAAGTAAAAGGTATTGGTATTACTCAGTTTATTCAGCTACAAGCTTGTATCGAAATGACGAAACGTTACTTACAAGAAGAATTACATCAAATGCAGGTGTTTGATAATCCCAACAGTGTCAGATTATATTTACAAGCATCATTACAACATAAAGAAAGGGAAGTTTTCCTTGTCCTTTTTTTAGATAATCAACAGCGTTTAATTAAACAAGAAGAAATGTTTTTAGGTACTATTAATATGGCAACTGTTCATCCTAGAGAAATCATAAAAGCGGCATTATATTGTAATGCGGCAGCGTTGATCCTTGCGCATAACCATCCTTCGGGTATTGCGGAGCCGAGTGAATCAGATAAACGTATTACGCAAAAAATTAAAAATGTAGCAGAATTAATGGAGATCCGCATTTTGGATCATTTTATCATTGGTAAAGGTTGTTATACCTCTTTTGCTGAAAATGGACTGCTATAA
- the coaBC gene encoding bifunctional phosphopantothenoylcysteine decarboxylase/phosphopantothenate--cysteine ligase CoaBC — MTILQHKRIIVGITGGIAAYKAIEFIRLLRKSHAEVRVVLTPAAAEFVTPLTLQAISGNAVSHSLLDPQAELAMGHIELAKWADAIVIVPASADFLARLTVGMANDLLATICLATAAPILLAPAMNQQMFAQSITQQNLTALSNRGYRFVGPNSGEQACGDMGFGRMSEPKEIYASLEDLFAQKQDMKGLSVVITAGPTQEAIDPVRYISNHSSGKMGFAIAQAFSERGANVTLISGPVNLATPANVHRIDVTSAQEMHQQALKSAVENQIFIGCAAVADYRVTQVAEQKIKKSSDEITLTLIKNPDIIADVAHLQSKRPFTVGFAAETQNIEQYAQDKLQRKNLDMICANDVSSGKVFGKDQNSLHLFWRNGNIILELDDKKNIAKQVVKHIFDRFRQSK; from the coding sequence ATGACAATTCTTCAACACAAACGCATTATCGTGGGTATCACAGGTGGTATTGCCGCTTATAAAGCCATTGAGTTCATTCGCTTATTACGTAAAAGTCACGCTGAAGTGCGTGTTGTTCTCACACCAGCAGCAGCTGAATTTGTCACACCATTAACCTTACAAGCCATTTCAGGCAACGCTGTTTCGCATTCCTTATTAGATCCTCAAGCAGAGCTCGCAATGGGGCATATTGAACTTGCCAAATGGGCAGATGCGATTGTGATTGTACCCGCAAGTGCTGATTTTCTCGCTCGATTGACTGTCGGAATGGCGAATGATTTGCTTGCTACGATTTGTCTAGCTACAGCAGCCCCCATTCTTCTTGCACCAGCAATGAACCAACAGATGTTTGCCCAAAGCATAACTCAACAAAATTTAACCGCACTTTCAAATAGAGGGTATCGGTTTGTTGGTCCAAACTCAGGTGAGCAAGCTTGCGGAGATATGGGATTTGGACGTATGTCCGAACCAAAAGAAATTTATGCCTCACTTGAAGATCTTTTTGCTCAGAAGCAGGATATGAAGGGCCTATCCGTCGTAATTACTGCGGGACCAACACAAGAAGCTATTGACCCAGTGCGATATATAAGTAACCACAGTTCTGGCAAAATGGGCTTTGCGATTGCTCAAGCCTTTTCTGAACGTGGTGCAAATGTCACCCTAATTTCAGGCCCTGTTAATTTAGCAACACCGGCAAATGTACATCGAATTGATGTGACTTCCGCACAAGAAATGCATCAACAAGCACTCAAAAGTGCGGTCGAAAATCAAATATTTATTGGCTGTGCAGCAGTTGCCGATTATCGTGTTACTCAAGTAGCAGAACAAAAAATCAAAAAATCGAGTGATGAGATCACACTCACATTAATCAAAAATCCTGACATTATTGCTGATGTAGCTCATTTACAATCTAAACGCCCTTTTACCGTGGGATTTGCAGCTGAAACGCAAAATATTGAGCAATATGCGCAAGATAAATTACAACGCAAAAATTTAGATATGATTTGTGCAAACGATGTGTCCAGCGGGAAAGTCTTTGGTAAAGATCAAAACAGCCTTCACTTATTCTGGCGAAATGGCAACATTATATTAGAGTTAGATGATAAGAAAAATATAGCAAAACAAGTAGTTAAACACATTTTTGACCGTTTTCGTCAATCCAAATAA